Proteins encoded by one window of Venturia canescens isolate UGA chromosome 2, ASM1945775v1, whole genome shotgun sequence:
- the RhoGAP54D gene encoding uncharacterized protein RhoGAP54D isoform X1: MKMDDFNEGVDGKLASRMRKVNQEQFLTLVKMHLSFELDLNTEDNDCTTEKAKLKKWGLLSFSKKPKSSMSLQRDSDGANLTAEGINQVKQLIVYLSKEQCISQEGIFRRTGKLTRQHELKAALYQGVPLELENGPYSVHDCASVLKTFLAELSEPLLTELHYPAHCQIAELCTSDSSTNEPRLLSSLQLLLLLLPPANRTLLRQLLDLLNKTAACESSNKMNCDTLATLFTPHLMCPRKLSPEALHTNSQHLSGLVAFMIRRGTELFEIPPKLATDIRAYWVEQERKLLSPKKSDLNESMSDTTGTAHTVFSFVDHQLTAKANSTQDTQAALAQLYAHIQAMPESAKKRRLVKQFNKENGQGTPRHVKQYRTKSLGDSIKKHIFQKKILGHKKLVDINIGTNISRSSSEENILSAAPYDGVGNEKMARSSKGLFSKSDDELSTDSYENSLETENLLQIKRISNSTGSLDTSILESYKSKCSVQLLSSESMSQEGENEAILKKKNEGIATEKGKNTPRSCSHVNSNTSNIFVTPNSKVSNSFVTPNSNVYETPKSQSAFEKLKRGTDSSMTKKRRELMKENFAETKTENEVTGDRLLRHKSEPPNMYSTRNVLSLSNQVDNNLMRRSSDSGIGLFSKMPNIEIVSTPTKVINDKEKIRELNRSGLSGTPNDKKNEVSCTIAQASPVIKNKFWQVYAAHTSTPSDLLRRNLANGDYMLTPLTNSDKSMSPITQSTTKMSRAMQETMMTPRSRKPVMMISGSNLCNLATLDNSWAQSSSNINQARGSSITEAMNRKNCESILEESHRPDGTVTESSNIKGQKLFRENKKSFPCYGKAGGKDINFVESPVEDCGTTIQRSSMSITSTFREYLLSRSVLTASPVDLSFSSRTGDFEQSESDLNMLSEEGLSDSLLHCLDGNNPGSDTSGIASGSTNSANNSLEKIEDIVASPRKRGTSLQRHDSKRSVKTNDTVEELKQQHTMKHKQMSESTLNFVKIKENVQETSF; encoded by the exons ATGAAGATGGATGACTTTAACGAGGGCGTGGATGGTAAACTTGCCTCGAGAATGCGAAAAGTCAATCAGGAACAATTTTTAACCCTTGTCAAAATGCACCTGTCTTTTGAATTGGATCTCAACACCGAAGA TAACGACTGTACAACGGAAAaggcaaaattgaaaaaatggggtTTACTGAGCTTCTCAAAAAAACCTAAATCGTCAATGAGTCTTCAAAGGGATAGCGATGGAGCAAATCTCACAGCAGAAGGCATAAATCAAGTGAAACAGCTGATTGTATATTTGTCAAAGGAACAAT GTATTTCGCAGGAAGGAATATTTAGAAGGACAGGGAAATTGACTAGACAGCATGAATTAAAAGCTGCGCTTTATCAAGGTGTTCCTTTGGAATTGGAAAATGGACCTTACAGCGTTCATGACTGTGCTTCTGTATTGAAGACTTTTTTGGCTGAGCTGTCTGAGCCTCTCTTGACCGAACTGCATTATCCTGCTCATTGCCAAATAGCAG AACTTTGCACCAGCGATTCGAGCACTAACGAGCCACGTCTGTTGAGTTCCCTTCAGCTTTTGTTGCTCTTACTGCCACCAGCAAACAGAACATTGCTTCGACAGCTTCTTGATCTATTGAACAAAACTGCGGCTTGTGAAAGTAGCAACAAAATGAATTGTGATACCTTGGCCACTTTATTCACGCCGCATCTCATGTGTCCACGAAAATTATCACCTGAAGCTTTACACACGAATTCTCAACACCTTTCGGGACTCGTTGCTTTTATGATCCGGAGGGGGACTGAACTTTTCGAAATACCACCAAAATTGGCGACCGACATCAGAGCGTACTGGGTCGAACAAGAACGAAAGTTACTAAGTCCTAAAAAAAGTGAC CTCAACGAGTCGATGTCAGATACAACGGGAACAGCGCACACAGTATTCAGTTTCGTCGATCACCAATTAACTGCAAAAGCAAATTCAACGCAGGACACTCAGGCAGCACTTGCTCAATTATACGCTCACATACAAGCCATGCCGGAATCTGCTAAAAAACGAAGGCTCGTGAAACAATTCAACAAGGAAAATGGACAGGGAACGCCGCGACACGTCAAACAATATCGTACTAAGAGCCTTGGCGATTCTATCAAAAAACATatcttccaaaaaaaaattttaggtCATAAAAAACTGGTTGATATCAATATCGGAACCAACATCAGCAGATCGAGTAGCGAAGAGAATATTCTTTCAGCG GCGCCATACGACGGAGTTGGGAACGAGAAAATGGCAAGGTCATCAAAAGGCTTATTCAGCAAATCAGACGATGAGTTGAGCACCGATAGTTATGAGAATTCACTCGAGACGGAAAATCTTCTACAGATAAAACgaataagtaacagcacgggGAGTCTCGACACGTCAATTTTGGAGTCGTATAAATCGAAGTGCAGCGTTCAACTACTCAGTTCTGAAAGTATGAGCCAAGAGGGGGAAAACGAGGCGAttctaaagaaaaagaacgagGGCATTGCAACGGAAAAAGGAAAGAACACACCGCGGTCGTGCAGTCACGTCAATTCAAATACCTCGAATATATTTGTGACGCCGAATTCCAAGGTTTCGAATTCATTTGTAACTCCGAATTCAAATGTCTACGAGACCCCGAAATCTCAATCTGCGTTCGAGAAACTTAAACGAGGAACCGATAGTTCAATGACGAAAAAACGACGAGAattgatgaaagaaaattttgctGAAACAAAAACCGAAAATGAGGTCACAGGTGATAGACTTTTGCGACATAAAAGCGAACCACCGAACATGTACTCGACCCGCAATGTTCTGAGCTTGTCCAACCAAGTGGACAACAATCTCATGAGGCGAAGTTCCGATTctggtattggtcttttttcgaaaatgccAAATATAGAAATAGTCTCTACTCCCACCAAAGTAATTAACGACAAAGAGAAGATTCGAGAACTTAATCGTTCAGGATTGAGTGGTACGCCAaacgataagaaaaatgaagtcTCTTGCACGATCGCTCAAGCTTCACCTGTtataaaaaacaagttttgGCAAGTTTATGCTGCCCACACTTCGACACCGTCGGATTTGCTCAGAAGAAATTTAGCCAACGGAGATTATATGCTTACGCCGCTAACCAACAGCGACAAGAGCATGAGCCCTATAACGCAAAGCACTACCAAGATGAGCAGAGCCATGCAG gaAACAATGATGACGCCCCGATCTCGGAAGCCAGTGATGATGATTTCGGGTTCGAATCTCTGCAATCTCGCAACCCTAGACAACAGTTGGGCTCAGAGTAGTAGCAACATAAACCAAGCCCGGGGTTCGAGCATCACCGAGGCGATGAATCGAAAGAATTGCGAATCGATATTGGAGGAATCGCACAGGCCAGATGGCACGGTCACCGAAAGTAGCAATATAAAAGGGCAAAAGCTGTTTCGGGAAAACAAGAAAAGCTTTCCATGTTATGGGAAAGCGGGAGGAAAAGACATAAATTTTGTAGAATCGCCGGTCGAAGATTGCGGAACGACGATACAACGGAGTTCAATGTCGATAACGAGTACGTTCAGAGAATATTTGCTTTCTCGTAGCGTGTTAACCGCGAGTCCAGTGGATTTGAGTTTTTCGTCGCGTACCGGTGATTTTGAACAATCTGAATCAGACTTAAATATGTTGAGCGAAGAGGGACTATCCGACAGTCTTTTGCACTGTTTGGACGGCAATAATCCGGGTTCCGATACTTCCGGTATTGCTTCCGGTAGTACGAACAGTGCGAATAATTCTTTGGAAAAGATCGAGGACATAGTCGCGTCCCCGAGGAAACGTGGCACGAGCTTGCAGCGCCATGACTCGAAGAGATCAGTCAAAACTAACGACACAGTTGAAGAGCTTAAGCAACAACACACTATGAAACATAAACAAATGAGCGAGTCCACTCTCAATTTCgttaaaatcaaagaaaatgtTCAGGAAACTTCGTTTTAA
- the RhoGAP54D gene encoding uncharacterized protein RhoGAP54D isoform X2, whose product MKMDDFNEGVDGKLASRMRKVNQEQFLTLVKMHLSFELDLNTEDNDCTTEKAKLKKWGLLSFSKKPKSSMSLQRDSDGANLTAEGINQVKQLIVYLSKEQCISQEGIFRRTGKLTRQHELKAALYQGVPLELENGPYSVHDCASVLKTFLAELSEPLLTELHYPAHCQIAELCTSDSSTNEPRLLSSLQLLLLLLPPANRTLLRQLLDLLNKTAACESSNKMNCDTLATLFTPHLMCPRKLSPEALHTNSQHLSGLVAFMIRRGTELFEIPPKLATDIRAYWVEQERKLLSPKKSDLNESMSDTTGTAHTVFSFVDHQLTAKANSTQDTQAALAQLYAHIQAMPESAKKRRLVKQFNKENGQGTPRHVKQYRTKSLGDSIKKHIFQKKILGHKKLVDINIGTNISRSSSEENILSAIKRISNSTGSLDTSILESYKSKCSVQLLSSESMSQEGENEAILKKKNEGIATEKGKNTPRSCSHVNSNTSNIFVTPNSKVSNSFVTPNSNVYETPKSQSAFEKLKRGTDSSMTKKRRELMKENFAETKTENEVTGDRLLRHKSEPPNMYSTRNVLSLSNQVDNNLMRRSSDSGIGLFSKMPNIEIVSTPTKVINDKEKIRELNRSGLSGTPNDKKNEVSCTIAQASPVIKNKFWQVYAAHTSTPSDLLRRNLANGDYMLTPLTNSDKSMSPITQSTTKMSRAMQETMMTPRSRKPVMMISGSNLCNLATLDNSWAQSSSNINQARGSSITEAMNRKNCESILEESHRPDGTVTESSNIKGQKLFRENKKSFPCYGKAGGKDINFVESPVEDCGTTIQRSSMSITSTFREYLLSRSVLTASPVDLSFSSRTGDFEQSESDLNMLSEEGLSDSLLHCLDGNNPGSDTSGIASGSTNSANNSLEKIEDIVASPRKRGTSLQRHDSKRSVKTNDTVEELKQQHTMKHKQMSESTLNFVKIKENVQETSF is encoded by the exons ATGAAGATGGATGACTTTAACGAGGGCGTGGATGGTAAACTTGCCTCGAGAATGCGAAAAGTCAATCAGGAACAATTTTTAACCCTTGTCAAAATGCACCTGTCTTTTGAATTGGATCTCAACACCGAAGA TAACGACTGTACAACGGAAAaggcaaaattgaaaaaatggggtTTACTGAGCTTCTCAAAAAAACCTAAATCGTCAATGAGTCTTCAAAGGGATAGCGATGGAGCAAATCTCACAGCAGAAGGCATAAATCAAGTGAAACAGCTGATTGTATATTTGTCAAAGGAACAAT GTATTTCGCAGGAAGGAATATTTAGAAGGACAGGGAAATTGACTAGACAGCATGAATTAAAAGCTGCGCTTTATCAAGGTGTTCCTTTGGAATTGGAAAATGGACCTTACAGCGTTCATGACTGTGCTTCTGTATTGAAGACTTTTTTGGCTGAGCTGTCTGAGCCTCTCTTGACCGAACTGCATTATCCTGCTCATTGCCAAATAGCAG AACTTTGCACCAGCGATTCGAGCACTAACGAGCCACGTCTGTTGAGTTCCCTTCAGCTTTTGTTGCTCTTACTGCCACCAGCAAACAGAACATTGCTTCGACAGCTTCTTGATCTATTGAACAAAACTGCGGCTTGTGAAAGTAGCAACAAAATGAATTGTGATACCTTGGCCACTTTATTCACGCCGCATCTCATGTGTCCACGAAAATTATCACCTGAAGCTTTACACACGAATTCTCAACACCTTTCGGGACTCGTTGCTTTTATGATCCGGAGGGGGACTGAACTTTTCGAAATACCACCAAAATTGGCGACCGACATCAGAGCGTACTGGGTCGAACAAGAACGAAAGTTACTAAGTCCTAAAAAAAGTGAC CTCAACGAGTCGATGTCAGATACAACGGGAACAGCGCACACAGTATTCAGTTTCGTCGATCACCAATTAACTGCAAAAGCAAATTCAACGCAGGACACTCAGGCAGCACTTGCTCAATTATACGCTCACATACAAGCCATGCCGGAATCTGCTAAAAAACGAAGGCTCGTGAAACAATTCAACAAGGAAAATGGACAGGGAACGCCGCGACACGTCAAACAATATCGTACTAAGAGCCTTGGCGATTCTATCAAAAAACATatcttccaaaaaaaaattttaggtCATAAAAAACTGGTTGATATCAATATCGGAACCAACATCAGCAGATCGAGTAGCGAAGAGAATATTCTTTCAGCG ATAAAACgaataagtaacagcacgggGAGTCTCGACACGTCAATTTTGGAGTCGTATAAATCGAAGTGCAGCGTTCAACTACTCAGTTCTGAAAGTATGAGCCAAGAGGGGGAAAACGAGGCGAttctaaagaaaaagaacgagGGCATTGCAACGGAAAAAGGAAAGAACACACCGCGGTCGTGCAGTCACGTCAATTCAAATACCTCGAATATATTTGTGACGCCGAATTCCAAGGTTTCGAATTCATTTGTAACTCCGAATTCAAATGTCTACGAGACCCCGAAATCTCAATCTGCGTTCGAGAAACTTAAACGAGGAACCGATAGTTCAATGACGAAAAAACGACGAGAattgatgaaagaaaattttgctGAAACAAAAACCGAAAATGAGGTCACAGGTGATAGACTTTTGCGACATAAAAGCGAACCACCGAACATGTACTCGACCCGCAATGTTCTGAGCTTGTCCAACCAAGTGGACAACAATCTCATGAGGCGAAGTTCCGATTctggtattggtcttttttcgaaaatgccAAATATAGAAATAGTCTCTACTCCCACCAAAGTAATTAACGACAAAGAGAAGATTCGAGAACTTAATCGTTCAGGATTGAGTGGTACGCCAaacgataagaaaaatgaagtcTCTTGCACGATCGCTCAAGCTTCACCTGTtataaaaaacaagttttgGCAAGTTTATGCTGCCCACACTTCGACACCGTCGGATTTGCTCAGAAGAAATTTAGCCAACGGAGATTATATGCTTACGCCGCTAACCAACAGCGACAAGAGCATGAGCCCTATAACGCAAAGCACTACCAAGATGAGCAGAGCCATGCAG gaAACAATGATGACGCCCCGATCTCGGAAGCCAGTGATGATGATTTCGGGTTCGAATCTCTGCAATCTCGCAACCCTAGACAACAGTTGGGCTCAGAGTAGTAGCAACATAAACCAAGCCCGGGGTTCGAGCATCACCGAGGCGATGAATCGAAAGAATTGCGAATCGATATTGGAGGAATCGCACAGGCCAGATGGCACGGTCACCGAAAGTAGCAATATAAAAGGGCAAAAGCTGTTTCGGGAAAACAAGAAAAGCTTTCCATGTTATGGGAAAGCGGGAGGAAAAGACATAAATTTTGTAGAATCGCCGGTCGAAGATTGCGGAACGACGATACAACGGAGTTCAATGTCGATAACGAGTACGTTCAGAGAATATTTGCTTTCTCGTAGCGTGTTAACCGCGAGTCCAGTGGATTTGAGTTTTTCGTCGCGTACCGGTGATTTTGAACAATCTGAATCAGACTTAAATATGTTGAGCGAAGAGGGACTATCCGACAGTCTTTTGCACTGTTTGGACGGCAATAATCCGGGTTCCGATACTTCCGGTATTGCTTCCGGTAGTACGAACAGTGCGAATAATTCTTTGGAAAAGATCGAGGACATAGTCGCGTCCCCGAGGAAACGTGGCACGAGCTTGCAGCGCCATGACTCGAAGAGATCAGTCAAAACTAACGACACAGTTGAAGAGCTTAAGCAACAACACACTATGAAACATAAACAAATGAGCGAGTCCACTCTCAATTTCgttaaaatcaaagaaaatgtTCAGGAAACTTCGTTTTAA